A window from Deltaproteobacteria bacterium encodes these proteins:
- a CDS encoding aspartate carbamoyltransferase catalytic subunit codes for MTSHLLGTEGLAREELVALLDHAKLCKALLTQPAGKVQTLRGKLVVNLFFEASTRTRTSFEIAAKKLAADAVNWTSSGSSTSKGETLFDTVKNIEAMGPDAIVIRHAASGAAHLVSQRVQCAVVNAGDGAHEHPTQALLDAFTLRERWGSLEGRTVAIVGDIAHSRVARSNIYALRALGAKVRVCGPPTLMPRGIEALGCMATTSLAKALEGADAAMMLRIQLERIGDSRFPTTREYSKLFGLGLKNVQLLPEHALILHPGPINRGVELAPEVADGPRSVILDQVENGVAVRMAVLHKLVAPTVALA; via the coding sequence ATGACCTCGCACCTGTTGGGGACCGAAGGGCTCGCGCGCGAGGAGCTTGTGGCGCTGCTCGACCACGCCAAGCTCTGCAAGGCGCTCCTGACTCAGCCCGCGGGCAAGGTGCAGACGCTGCGAGGCAAGCTGGTGGTGAACCTCTTCTTCGAGGCCTCCACGCGCACGCGCACCAGCTTCGAGATCGCGGCCAAGAAGCTCGCCGCCGACGCCGTGAACTGGACGAGCTCCGGCTCCAGCACCAGCAAGGGCGAGACGCTCTTCGACACCGTGAAGAACATCGAGGCCATGGGCCCCGACGCCATCGTCATTCGCCACGCGGCGAGCGGGGCGGCGCACCTGGTCTCCCAGCGCGTGCAGTGCGCCGTGGTCAATGCCGGCGACGGTGCCCATGAGCACCCGACCCAGGCGCTGCTCGACGCGTTCACGCTGCGCGAGCGCTGGGGCTCGCTCGAGGGCCGCACGGTGGCCATCGTCGGCGACATCGCTCACTCACGCGTGGCGCGCTCGAACATCTACGCGCTGCGCGCGCTGGGCGCGAAGGTGCGCGTGTGCGGGCCGCCCACGCTGATGCCGCGCGGCATCGAGGCGCTGGGCTGCATGGCGACGACGTCCTTGGCCAAGGCGCTCGAGGGCGCCGACGCCGCGATGATGCTGCGCATCCAGCTCGAGCGCATCGGCGATTCGCGGTTCCCGACCACGCGCGAGTACAGCAAGCTCTTCGGGCTGGGGCTGAAGAACGTGCAGCTCCTGCCCGAGCACGCGCTCATCCTGCATCCCGGGCCGATCAACCGGGGCGTGGAGCTCGCGCCGGAGGTGGCGGACGGCCCGCGCTCGGTGATCCTCGACCAGGTCGAAAACGGCGTGGCCGTGCGCATGGCCGTGCTCCACAAGCTCGTGGCGCCGACCGTCGCGCTCGCTTAA
- a CDS encoding pyridoxamine 5'-phosphate oxidase family protein, translated as MSDLRDNPKLAKLAVLIDGITTAMLTTVDQDGAVRSRPMLAPELQEDGTVWFFTSASSGKVQDVALEPKVNITYADERSSTFVSLSGDAELVHDKARMAELWKPELADYFRDGVDDPDLALLRVDLDSADYWDVPLSQLVRVEGLSYRVGRESSSDEIGPFELQP; from the coding sequence ATGAGCGACCTGCGCGACAACCCCAAGCTGGCCAAGCTGGCCGTCCTCATCGACGGCATCACCACGGCCATGCTCACCACCGTGGACCAGGACGGTGCCGTCCGCTCGCGGCCCATGCTGGCCCCCGAGCTCCAGGAGGACGGCACGGTCTGGTTCTTCACCTCGGCCTCGAGCGGCAAGGTGCAGGACGTGGCCCTCGAGCCCAAGGTGAACATCACCTACGCCGACGAGCGCAGCAGCACCTTCGTCTCCCTGAGCGGCGACGCGGAGCTGGTGCACGACAAGGCCCGCATGGCCGAGCTCTGGAAGCCCGAGCTGGCCGACTACTTCCGCGACGGCGTCGACGATCCCGATCTCGCGCTGCTCCGCGTGGACCTCGACAGCGCCGACTACTGGGACGTGCCGCTCTCCCAGCTCGTCCGCGTGGAGGGCCTGAGCTATCGCGTGGGCCGAGAATCCTCGAGCGACGAGATCGGCCCGTTCGAGCTGCAGCCTTAA
- the rlmN gene encoding 23S rRNA (adenine(2503)-C(2))-methyltransferase RlmN, translating to MPKLVLPKIDLRGMPLPELTAHLAQLGEPAYRAKQLYGWIHKKYARAFADMTDLPKALRTKLEETCQLGSLAKDLEQRSVDGTIKYRWKTADGELIESVYMPNEDRQTLCVSTQVGCAMGCKFCMTATLGLKRHLTPGEICDQVYAVNAELRAAGATVERPLTNLVFMGMGEPLHNFENLKTALSLLESAEGCNFSHRHITVSTVGLVPMIERFGAETDVKLAISLNASNDEQRSAVMPVNKKWPIADLMEACKKFPLRQGRRITFEYVLLKGVNDTDEDAERLAKLMQGVPAKVNLIPYNDNPGLGFHSVGEQRAEEFRAILAKSNVFAAIRKNRGRDIAAACGQLANIEKKKLVVLDIPDDVKALD from the coding sequence ATGCCCAAGCTCGTCCTGCCCAAGATCGATCTGCGCGGAATGCCGCTGCCGGAGCTCACCGCGCACCTGGCGCAGCTGGGCGAGCCGGCGTACCGCGCCAAGCAGCTCTACGGCTGGATCCACAAGAAGTACGCGCGCGCCTTCGCCGACATGACGGACCTGCCCAAGGCCCTGCGCACGAAGCTCGAGGAGACGTGCCAGCTCGGCTCGCTCGCCAAGGACCTGGAGCAGCGCTCAGTCGACGGCACCATCAAGTACCGGTGGAAGACGGCCGACGGCGAGCTCATCGAGTCCGTCTACATGCCCAACGAGGACCGCCAGACGCTCTGCGTCTCCACGCAGGTGGGCTGCGCCATGGGCTGCAAGTTCTGCATGACCGCGACGCTCGGGCTCAAGCGGCACCTCACGCCGGGCGAGATCTGCGACCAGGTCTACGCGGTGAACGCGGAGCTGCGCGCGGCCGGGGCCACGGTCGAGCGGCCGCTCACCAACCTGGTGTTCATGGGCATGGGCGAGCCGCTGCACAACTTCGAGAACTTGAAGACGGCGCTCTCGCTCCTGGAATCTGCCGAGGGCTGCAACTTCTCGCACCGGCACATCACGGTCTCCACCGTGGGCCTGGTGCCGATGATCGAGCGCTTCGGCGCGGAGACCGACGTGAAGCTGGCCATCTCGCTGAACGCGTCGAATGACGAGCAGCGCAGCGCGGTGATGCCGGTGAACAAGAAGTGGCCCATCGCGGATCTGATGGAGGCGTGCAAGAAGTTCCCGCTGCGGCAAGGGCGGCGCATCACCTTCGAGTACGTGCTGCTCAAGGGCGTCAACGACACCGACGAGGACGCCGAGCGGCTTGCCAAGCTCATGCAAGGCGTGCCCGCGAAGGTGAACCTGATCCCCTACAACGACAACCCGGGGCTCGGCTTCCACAGCGTGGGCGAGCAGCGCGCCGAGGAGTTCCGGGCGATCCTCGCGAAGTCGAATGTATTTGCCGCCATCCGCAAGAACCGCGGGCGCGACATCGCCGCGGCGTGCGGGCAGCTCGCGAACATCGAGAAGAAGAAGC